A window from Bosea sp. ANAM02 encodes these proteins:
- a CDS encoding cyclopropane-fatty-acyl-phospholipid synthase family protein — protein sequence MTIMQKLSTWGEGLPVPDAVSRMVIASLVGRTARSLTAQSSDAASFARDMADFPIAVHTDAANAQHYEVPAAFFDQVLGARRKYSCCYYADPGDTLAAAEEKALELTAEHAGLAEGQRILELGCGWGSLSLWMAERYPKARIVSVSNSASQRAYIEAQAQRRHLGNLTVVTADMNAFATEERFDRVVSVEMFEHMANWRELLGRVRRWLKPDGRLFIHVFAHRQGCYRFDAADTGDWIAQHFFTGGLMPSATLAHQFPDLFTVEAEWRWSGEHYRATAEDWLANFDRNLAAIDPILRDTYGADALLWRRRWRLFFLATSGLFGHAGGEAWGVHHYRLRSA from the coding sequence ATGACGATCATGCAGAAGCTTTCGACCTGGGGCGAGGGGCTCCCGGTTCCCGATGCCGTCAGCCGCATGGTGATTGCGTCGCTGGTCGGGCGCACCGCGCGTTCGCTGACCGCGCAGTCAAGCGATGCCGCAAGCTTTGCCCGCGACATGGCGGATTTTCCGATTGCCGTTCATACCGACGCCGCCAACGCCCAGCATTACGAGGTGCCGGCCGCCTTCTTCGATCAGGTTCTCGGCGCCCGGCGCAAATACTCCTGCTGCTACTACGCCGATCCCGGCGATACGCTGGCGGCAGCCGAGGAGAAGGCGCTGGAGCTGACCGCTGAGCATGCCGGGCTGGCCGAGGGCCAGCGGATCCTCGAACTCGGCTGCGGCTGGGGTTCGCTGTCGCTTTGGATGGCGGAGCGCTATCCGAAGGCGCGGATCGTGTCGGTCTCCAACTCGGCTTCACAGCGCGCCTATATCGAAGCGCAGGCGCAGCGCCGCCATCTCGGGAATCTCACCGTCGTCACCGCTGACATGAACGCGTTTGCGACGGAGGAGCGTTTCGATCGCGTGGTCTCCGTCGAGATGTTCGAGCACATGGCGAACTGGCGCGAACTGCTCGGGCGTGTTCGTCGCTGGCTGAAGCCGGACGGCCGGCTCTTCATCCATGTCTTCGCCCATCGGCAGGGCTGCTACCGCTTCGACGCCGCCGATACGGGCGACTGGATCGCGCAGCACTTCTTCACCGGTGGCCTGATGCCGAGCGCGACGCTGGCGCATCAGTTCCCCGATCTCTTCACCGTTGAGGCCGAGTGGCGCTGGAGCGGCGAGCATTATCGCGCGACGGCCGAGGACTGGCTGGCGAATTTCGATCGCAACCTCGCGGCGATCGACCCCATCCTGCGCGATACCTATGGCGCGGATGCGCTGCTCTGGAGGCGCCGCTGGCGCCTGTTCTTCCTCGCGACGAGCGGCTTGTTCGGCCATGCCGGCGGCGAGGCCTGGGGCGTCCATCACTACCGACTGCGCTCGGCGTAA
- a CDS encoding DUF2177 family protein, which yields MRFTAGYVAFLLAFGICDAIWLSTMTARLYRPVLGDLIVEPVRYWPAALFYFGFPLGVVHFALMPALRDGSANAALLNGALIGLLAYATYDLTNYATLRPWTLTITLADLVYGTVVVGLCTWFAFGVVRRLAGWGWV from the coding sequence ATGCGCTTCACCGCCGGTTACGTCGCCTTCCTCCTCGCCTTCGGCATTTGCGACGCCATCTGGCTGAGCACGATGACCGCAAGGCTCTACCGCCCGGTCCTGGGCGACCTGATCGTCGAACCGGTGCGCTACTGGCCGGCGGCGCTGTTCTATTTCGGGTTCCCGCTCGGGGTGGTCCATTTCGCGCTGATGCCGGCTTTGCGCGACGGTAGCGCGAATGCAGCCCTGCTCAACGGCGCGCTCATCGGTTTGCTCGCCTATGCCACCTACGACCTGACCAACTATGCCACGCTGCGGCCCTGGACATTGACGATCACGCTGGCCGATCTCGTCTACGGCACGGTCGTGGTCGGCCTGTGCACATGGTTCGCCTTCGGCGTCGTCCGCCGCCTGGCCGGTTGGGGCTGGGTTTAG
- a CDS encoding alpha/beta hydrolase — translation MAIRFSPQVTMTLRIARRTILPLLAGLALPACAALRPGGLTQGARDVAYGPHPRQRMDIYVPPGAPDVPKPVVFFVYGGSWANGAKETYSFVGDALAARGFVTVIADYRLVPEVRFPVFIEDGALALRFVRDTVARFGGAPRDLHLMGHSAGAYNAMMLTLDQRYLAAVGMRTGDIRSTIGLSGPYDFLPFDIDVTKAAFGTARDLAGTQPINFVRRDTPPIFLATGSDDTTVLPRNSERLAAALKRAGARSVALKIYPGLGHAGTATALSRLLQWQAPVLDDVVAFLKET, via the coding sequence GTGGCGATACGGTTCTCGCCACAGGTGACCATGACGCTCCGGATTGCTCGACGCACGATCCTGCCGCTGCTCGCCGGGCTCGCATTGCCCGCCTGCGCGGCCCTGCGACCGGGCGGCCTGACCCAGGGCGCGCGCGACGTTGCCTATGGCCCGCATCCCCGTCAGCGCATGGATATCTATGTTCCTCCCGGCGCCCCCGACGTGCCGAAGCCGGTGGTCTTCTTCGTCTATGGCGGCTCATGGGCGAACGGCGCCAAGGAAACCTATTCCTTTGTCGGGGATGCGCTTGCCGCACGCGGCTTCGTCACGGTGATCGCGGATTATCGCCTGGTGCCGGAGGTCCGTTTCCCGGTCTTCATCGAGGACGGCGCGCTGGCGCTGCGCTTCGTGCGGGACACTGTCGCCCGCTTCGGCGGCGCGCCGCGAGACCTCCACCTGATGGGGCATTCGGCGGGTGCATACAACGCCATGATGCTGACGCTGGACCAGCGCTATCTTGCCGCCGTGGGGATGCGCACTGGCGACATTCGGTCGACCATCGGCCTCTCCGGCCCCTACGATTTCCTGCCGTTCGACATCGATGTGACGAAGGCGGCGTTCGGAACTGCGCGCGACCTGGCCGGAACGCAACCGATCAATTTCGTGCGCCGGGACACGCCGCCGATCTTTCTGGCGACGGGCTCCGACGACACGACGGTCCTCCCTCGCAACAGCGAGCGCCTGGCGGCGGCGCTCAAAAGGGCCGGCGCCCGATCGGTCGCTCTCAAGATCTATCCGGGACTCGGCCATGCCGGCACGGCGACGGCGCTCTCCAGGCTTCTGCAATGGCAGGCACCCGTCCTCGACGATGTCGTAGCGTTCCTGAAAGAAACCTGA
- a CDS encoding M20 family metallopeptidase, with protein sequence MQNTDKIWTIVDSKQADYIELSDRVFEMPELNYREVKSAAAHAEQLRREGFRVATGIAGLPTAVMGEAGEDGPVIAILGEYDALPELSQAPGLSEHQPLPNQPAGHGCGHNLLGAGAMLAAAAVKDFLAERGLKGRVRYYGCPAEEGGAGKAFMVKEGAFADVDIAISWHPADFAAVTAAMSLANTTIDFEFTGRASHAAAAPHLGRSALDAAELMNVGVNYMREHMPSDARIHYAYLDAGGIAPNVVQAKARLRYVVRATMVSQVHELLARVRNIAEGAALMTETTVTSEVVSAMSNLLANTPLEDAMQRNFDRLGPPPFDADDVAFARRMQKTVTPAHIESAFRRSGLPATDFPLCNAIAPKEVPGPRMMGSTDVGDVSWAVPTVQARGATYTIGTPGHSWQLTAHGQSPLAHKGMVHVAKVMAGVAVDALVEPGLLEQAKADFRQRLAQTPYKPLLPDDAKPPFHMF encoded by the coding sequence GTGCAGAACACCGACAAGATTTGGACGATCGTCGATTCGAAGCAGGCGGACTATATCGAGCTGAGCGACCGCGTCTTTGAAATGCCCGAGCTGAACTACCGGGAGGTCAAGTCGGCAGCGGCCCATGCCGAGCAGCTGCGGCGCGAGGGATTTCGCGTCGCCACCGGCATCGCCGGCCTGCCGACCGCCGTCATGGGCGAAGCGGGAGAAGACGGCCCGGTGATCGCCATCCTCGGCGAGTACGATGCGCTGCCGGAGCTGTCGCAGGCTCCCGGCCTGTCCGAGCACCAGCCTTTGCCGAACCAGCCGGCCGGTCACGGCTGCGGCCATAATCTTCTCGGCGCCGGCGCGATGCTGGCGGCCGCGGCGGTCAAGGATTTCCTGGCGGAGCGAGGGCTTAAGGGCCGCGTCCGCTACTATGGCTGCCCGGCAGAGGAAGGCGGGGCCGGCAAGGCCTTCATGGTCAAGGAAGGCGCCTTCGCGGACGTCGACATCGCGATTTCCTGGCACCCGGCCGATTTCGCGGCGGTGACGGCCGCCATGTCGCTGGCGAACACGACGATCGACTTCGAGTTCACCGGCCGCGCCAGCCATGCCGCGGCTGCGCCGCATCTCGGCCGCTCGGCCCTCGATGCCGCCGAGCTGATGAATGTCGGCGTCAACTACATGCGTGAGCACATGCCGTCCGATGCCCGCATCCATTATGCCTATCTGGATGCCGGCGGCATCGCGCCGAATGTCGTGCAGGCGAAGGCCAGGCTGCGCTACGTGGTGCGCGCGACGATGGTCTCCCAGGTTCACGAGCTGCTCGCCCGTGTCCGCAACATCGCCGAAGGCGCGGCGCTAATGACCGAGACGACGGTTACGAGCGAAGTCGTCAGCGCGATGAGCAACCTGCTGGCTAACACGCCCCTGGAAGATGCGATGCAGCGCAATTTCGACCGGCTCGGCCCGCCGCCTTTCGATGCGGACGACGTCGCCTTCGCCCGGCGCATGCAGAAGACGGTGACGCCGGCGCATATCGAAAGCGCCTTCCGCCGCTCGGGATTGCCGGCAACGGATTTCCCCCTGTGCAACGCGATCGCGCCCAAGGAGGTGCCGGGTCCGCGGATGATGGGATCCACCGATGTCGGCGATGTCTCCTGGGCCGTTCCGACCGTCCAGGCGCGCGGCGCGACCTATACGATCGGCACGCCCGGGCATTCCTGGCAATTGACCGCTCACGGGCAGTCTCCGCTGGCCCACAAGGGCATGGTCCACGTCGCGAAGGTCATGGCGGGCGTCGCCGTGGACGCGCTCGTCGAACCAGGGCTCCTGGAACAGGCCAAGGCCGATTTCCGGCAACGCCTGGCCCAGACGCCCTACAAGCCGCTCCTGCCGGATGATGCCAAGCCGCCTTTCCACATGTTCTGA
- a CDS encoding GlxA family transcriptional regulator, protein MVAATPAPPKAEIGLVLYPGCQTAMVHGMTDLLDIAGHFSGKRGGPGLRVSHWRPGEDGCLVRVFDSHPQLDRPMEPAVLVVPGRLAGPMEMEEATPYARWLLDRHAQGTTLAANCGGVFALAATGLLSGRPATTHWLFADAFRERFPDVRLDTDKMVIEDGDIVTAGGLMAWTDLGLRLVDRLLGSTVMAETGSFMLIDSAGREQRHYSRFSPRLTHGDEAILKVQHWLQAREAKAISVGEMAKVVAMEERTFQRRFKAATGLKPIEYAQHLRVGKARELLEFTRRSIEQISWAVGYEDVAAFRKLFHRLVGLSPGDYRHRFVAVAAG, encoded by the coding sequence ATGGTCGCAGCCACCCCAGCGCCGCCGAAGGCCGAGATCGGACTCGTGCTCTATCCGGGCTGCCAGACCGCGATGGTCCATGGCATGACCGACCTTCTCGACATCGCCGGGCATTTCTCCGGCAAGCGCGGCGGGCCGGGACTGCGCGTCAGCCATTGGCGGCCGGGTGAGGACGGCTGCCTCGTCCGGGTCTTCGACAGTCATCCGCAGCTCGACCGGCCGATGGAGCCCGCCGTGCTGGTCGTGCCCGGCCGGCTCGCCGGCCCGATGGAGATGGAGGAGGCGACGCCCTATGCGCGCTGGCTGCTCGATCGGCACGCCCAGGGCACGACGCTCGCGGCCAATTGCGGCGGAGTCTTCGCGCTGGCGGCGACAGGCCTGCTGTCGGGGCGCCCGGCGACGACGCACTGGCTCTTCGCCGATGCCTTCCGCGAACGCTTTCCCGATGTCCGGCTCGACACCGACAAGATGGTGATCGAGGACGGCGACATCGTCACCGCCGGCGGGTTGATGGCCTGGACCGATCTCGGCCTTCGGCTCGTCGATCGGCTTCTGGGTTCAACCGTGATGGCCGAGACGGGCAGCTTCATGCTGATCGATTCCGCCGGGCGCGAGCAGCGGCACTATTCGCGCTTCTCCCCGCGCCTGACCCATGGCGACGAGGCGATCCTGAAGGTGCAGCACTGGCTGCAGGCGCGCGAGGCCAAGGCGATCAGCGTCGGCGAGATGGCGAAGGTCGTGGCGATGGAGGAGCGCACCTTCCAGCGCCGCTTCAAGGCCGCGACCGGCCTGAAGCCGATCGAATATGCCCAGCACCTGCGCGTCGGCAAGGCGCGCGAGCTGCTGGAGTTCACCCGGCGCTCGATCGAGCAGATCTCCTGGGCGGTCGGCTACGAGGATGTCGCCGCCTTCCGCAAGCTCTTCCATCGCCTTGTCGGGCTTTCGCCGGGCGACTATCGCCATCGCTTCGTCGCGGTCGCCGCCGGGTGA
- a CDS encoding alpha/beta hydrolase, with the protein MTTITTKDGTRIFYKDWGPKDGQPIIFSHGWPLTADAWDAQMVFFANQGFRTIAHDRRSHGRSDQVWANNTMDRYADDLAELIEQLDLKDAVLVGHSTGGGEVTRYIGRHGTGRVAKIGLIGAVPPLMLKTEANPGGLPIDVFDGIRKGTYDNRSQFFLDLTIPFYGYNRPGAVISEGIRQSFWQQGMMGGLKGQLDSIRAFSESDFNADLKRFDKPTLVLHGDDDQIVPIGAAALSTVKIVKHAVLKVYEGADHGLTQTHQDRFNTDLLAFIKG; encoded by the coding sequence ATGACCACAATCACCACCAAGGACGGCACCCGCATCTTCTACAAGGACTGGGGCCCGAAGGACGGGCAGCCGATCATCTTCTCCCATGGCTGGCCGCTGACGGCGGATGCCTGGGATGCGCAGATGGTCTTCTTCGCCAATCAGGGCTTCCGCACCATCGCCCATGACCGGCGCAGCCATGGCCGCTCCGACCAGGTCTGGGCCAACAACACCATGGACCGGTATGCCGACGACCTCGCCGAGCTGATCGAGCAGCTCGACCTGAAGGACGCGGTCCTGGTCGGCCATTCCACCGGCGGCGGCGAAGTCACCCGCTATATCGGTCGCCACGGCACGGGCCGCGTCGCCAAGATCGGCCTGATCGGCGCGGTGCCGCCGCTGATGCTCAAGACCGAGGCCAATCCCGGCGGCCTGCCGATCGACGTCTTCGACGGCATCCGCAAGGGCACATACGACAACCGTTCGCAGTTCTTCCTCGACCTGACGATCCCGTTCTACGGCTACAACCGGCCGGGCGCCGTGATCTCCGAGGGTATCCGCCAGAGCTTCTGGCAGCAGGGCATGATGGGCGGGCTCAAGGGTCAGCTCGACTCGATCCGTGCCTTCTCGGAGAGCGACTTCAACGCCGACCTGAAGCGCTTCGACAAGCCGACGCTAGTGCTGCACGGCGACGACGACCAGATCGTGCCGATCGGCGCCGCGGCGCTCTCGACGGTGAAGATCGTCAAGCACGCCGTCCTCAAGGTCTACGAGGGCGCCGATCACGGCCTGACCCAGACCCATCAGGACCGCTTCAACACCGACCTGCTGGCCTTCATCAAGGGCTGA
- a CDS encoding SDR family oxidoreductase yields the protein MTKQTFLVTGASNGIGAVYADRLARRGHDLVLVARSADKLEALAGRLRQETGVAVEVLAADLGKAGDLARVEKRLREDAAITGLVNNAGIAGEGPIQTADPAHIDSMIALNVSAVTRLAAAIAPRLAARGAGTIVNITSVTALMPEAFTAVYPATKAYVLAFSEALQTELGPKGVHVQAVLPGITRTAIWEEERLAQIPAEMVMSVDDMVDAALAGLDLGERITIPSLPDTADFERFIAARGALRPNLSLRKPAPRYGA from the coding sequence ATGACCAAGCAGACCTTCCTCGTGACCGGCGCCTCGAACGGCATCGGCGCCGTCTATGCCGACCGCCTCGCCCGGCGCGGCCATGATCTCGTCCTCGTCGCCCGCAGCGCCGACAAGCTCGAGGCGCTGGCCGGGCGCCTGCGTCAGGAAACCGGCGTCGCCGTCGAGGTGCTCGCCGCCGATCTCGGCAAGGCCGGCGATCTCGCCCGTGTCGAGAAGAGGCTGCGCGAGGACGCCGCGATCACCGGGCTCGTCAACAATGCCGGCATCGCCGGCGAGGGCCCGATCCAGACCGCCGACCCCGCGCATATCGACAGCATGATCGCGCTGAACGTCTCCGCCGTGACGCGGCTTGCCGCCGCGATCGCCCCGCGCCTTGCTGCCCGCGGTGCCGGCACCATCGTCAACATCACCTCGGTGACGGCGCTGATGCCGGAGGCGTTCACCGCCGTCTACCCGGCGACGAAGGCTTACGTGCTCGCCTTCAGCGAGGCGCTGCAGACCGAGCTCGGACCGAAGGGCGTGCATGTCCAGGCCGTGCTGCCGGGCATCACCCGCACCGCGATCTGGGAGGAGGAGCGCCTCGCCCAGATCCCGGCCGAGATGGTGATGTCGGTCGACGACATGGTCGATGCGGCGCTCGCCGGGCTCGATCTCGGCGAACGGATCACCATCCCGTCCCTGCCCGACACCGCCGATTTCGAGCGTTTCATCGCCGCCCGCGGCGCGCTGCGCCCGAACCTTTCCCTTCGCAAGCCCGCCCCGCGCTACGGCGCCTGA
- a CDS encoding YqaA family protein, with translation MLKRLYEWTMSLAARPRAEIWLAVVAFVESSFFLIPADVLFVPMALARPRRAYRLAFVATLFSVLGGIAGYALGYYAFEALAKPVLAFYGKLDAFETLKACAGPDTTLILLTTSGLAHLPPIKVVTILAGAVHIGLAFFVISCVLARGARFFALAFLLRRYGDTIRHFIERRLKVIAVVGAALLILLYFGLKLVAGSGQLFSC, from the coding sequence ATGCTCAAGCGCCTCTACGAATGGACGATGTCGCTCGCCGCCCGGCCGCGGGCGGAAATCTGGCTGGCGGTGGTCGCCTTCGTCGAAAGCTCCTTCTTCCTGATCCCGGCCGACGTCCTGTTCGTGCCGATGGCGCTGGCCCGGCCGCGGCGGGCCTATCGGCTGGCTTTCGTCGCGACGCTGTTCTCCGTGCTCGGCGGCATCGCGGGCTATGCGCTCGGCTATTATGCCTTCGAGGCGCTGGCGAAGCCGGTCCTCGCTTTCTACGGCAAGCTCGACGCTTTCGAGACGCTCAAGGCCTGTGCCGGGCCGGATACGACGCTGATCCTGCTGACGACCTCGGGCCTCGCCCATCTGCCGCCGATCAAGGTGGTGACGATCCTGGCCGGCGCCGTCCATATCGGCCTGGCCTTCTTCGTCATCTCCTGCGTGCTGGCGCGCGGGGCGCGCTTCTTCGCGCTCGCCTTCCTGCTCCGGCGCTATGGCGACACGATCCGCCATTTCATCGAACGTCGCCTGAAAGTGATCGCCGTGGTGGGCGCCGCCTTGCTGATCCTGCTTTATTTCGGCCTCAAGCTCGTCGCAGGGTCGGGCCAGCTTTTCTCCTGCTGA
- a CDS encoding disulfide bond formation protein B, which translates to MTASAAAAPALRRLPSARQLTALIGVVSLALIAGAWFFELVLHLRPCKLCLEQRAPHYAAIGLALVGLTLARSPRLQWLVLLGLAGLMAWSTGLGVYHAGVEWGWFLGPNDCGGAAPAAAGMQDFMKQLQTTRIVACSEAAWRFLGLSLAGWNALASAGLFLLAVLGLLRGKAAT; encoded by the coding sequence ATGACAGCTTCCGCCGCCGCCGCCCCCGCTTTGCGCCGCCTGCCCAGCGCGCGGCAATTGACCGCCCTCATCGGCGTTGTCAGCCTGGCCTTGATCGCGGGAGCCTGGTTCTTCGAACTGGTCCTGCACCTGCGCCCCTGCAAACTCTGCCTCGAGCAGCGCGCGCCGCATTATGCTGCGATCGGGCTCGCACTGGTCGGGCTGACGCTGGCGCGCTCGCCACGCTTGCAATGGCTGGTTCTGCTCGGCCTCGCCGGCTTGATGGCCTGGAGCACCGGGCTCGGCGTCTATCATGCCGGCGTCGAATGGGGCTGGTTCCTCGGGCCGAACGATTGCGGCGGGGCGGCCCCGGCCGCAGCCGGCATGCAGGATTTCATGAAGCAGTTGCAGACGACGCGGATCGTCGCCTGCTCGGAAGCGGCCTGGCGCTTCCTCGGGCTGTCGCTGGCCGGCTGGAACGCTTTGGCATCGGCCGGGCTCTTCCTGCTCGCCGTGCTCGGTCTGCTGCGTGGAAAGGCGGCGACGTAA
- a CDS encoding HNH endonuclease gives MHPMASPDGCPALVLNADFRPLSYYPLSLWSWQDAIKAVFMDRVNIVSEYDTVVRSPSFDMRLPSVVSLKSYIKPSRTPAFTRFNVFLRDRFACQYCNTREELTFDHVIPRSKGGLTTWENVVAACSPCNLRKGDKMPAAVEMFPAQKPYAPTVNDLHRNGKLFPPNYLHESWLDYLYWDSELEP, from the coding sequence ATGCATCCGATGGCATCGCCGGACGGTTGTCCGGCTCTGGTACTGAACGCCGATTTCCGGCCGCTCAGCTACTATCCGTTGTCGCTGTGGAGCTGGCAGGACGCGATCAAGGCGGTCTTCATGGACCGCGTCAACATCGTCTCCGAATACGACACGGTGGTCCGCAGCCCGAGCTTCGACATGCGGCTGCCCTCGGTGGTCTCGCTCAAGAGCTATATCAAGCCCTCGCGCACCCCCGCCTTTACCCGCTTCAACGTCTTCCTGCGTGACCGCTTCGCCTGCCAATACTGCAACACGCGCGAGGAATTGACCTTCGACCATGTCATTCCCCGCTCCAAGGGCGGCCTGACCACCTGGGAGAACGTCGTCGCCGCCTGCTCGCCCTGCAACCTGCGCAAGGGCGACAAGATGCCGGCCGCAGTCGAGATGTTTCCGGCCCAGAAGCCCTATGCGCCGACGGTCAACGATCTCCACCGCAACGGCAAGCTCTTCCCGCCGAACTATCTGCACGAGAGCTGGCTGGACTATCTCTACTGGGATTCGGAGCTGGAGCCGTAA
- a CDS encoding 3-hydroxybutyryl-CoA dehydrogenase — MSDHAIKTIGIIGAGQMGNGIAHVAAAAGFDIRLHDIAEERIKAALATIDGNMARQVSKGALAEEERRAAIARIQPAVGLADLGDCDLVIEAATENEEVKRKIFTAVCPHLRPDAILASNTSSISITRLAAATDRPEHFIGIHFMNPVPLMQLVELIRGIATDDGTFERAKHLVDSLHKTVSVSEDFPAFIVNRILLPMINEAVYTLYEGVGSVEAIDTAMRLGANHPMGPLQLADFIGLDTCLSVMQVLHDGLADSKYRPCPLLVKYVEAGWLGRKTKRGFYDYRGEKPVPTR, encoded by the coding sequence ATGTCGGACCACGCGATCAAGACGATCGGCATTATCGGGGCAGGCCAGATGGGCAACGGCATCGCGCATGTCGCGGCCGCCGCCGGCTTCGACATCCGGCTGCACGACATCGCCGAGGAGCGGATCAAGGCCGCGCTCGCCACGATCGACGGCAACATGGCCCGCCAGGTCTCGAAGGGCGCGCTTGCCGAGGAGGAGCGCCGCGCCGCGATCGCCCGCATCCAGCCCGCCGTCGGCCTGGCCGATCTCGGCGATTGCGACCTCGTGATCGAGGCCGCGACCGAGAACGAGGAGGTCAAGCGCAAGATCTTCACGGCCGTCTGCCCGCATCTGCGTCCGGACGCGATCCTCGCCTCCAACACGTCCTCGATCTCGATCACGCGCCTTGCCGCCGCGACCGACCGCCCCGAGCATTTCATCGGCATCCATTTCATGAACCCGGTCCCGCTGATGCAGCTCGTCGAGCTGATCCGCGGCATCGCCACCGATGACGGCACCTTCGAGCGCGCCAAGCACCTCGTCGACAGCCTGCACAAGACCGTCTCGGTTTCCGAGGATTTCCCGGCCTTCATCGTCAACCGCATCCTGCTGCCGATGATCAACGAGGCCGTCTACACGCTCTACGAGGGCGTCGGCTCGGTCGAGGCGATCGACACCGCCATGCGGCTCGGTGCCAATCATCCGATGGGTCCGCTCCAGCTCGCCGATTTCATCGGCCTCGACACCTGCCTTTCGGTGATGCAGGTGCTCCACGACGGCCTGGCTGATTCGAAATACCGCCCCTGCCCGCTGCTGGTGAAATATGTCGAGGCCGGCTGGCTCGGCCGCAAGACCAAGCGCGGCTTCTACGACTATCGCGGCGAGAAGCCCGTCCCGACCCGCTGA
- a CDS encoding FAD-binding protein has product MTTLLIAEHDNASIKDATAKALTAAAQLGGPVHILVAGEGAKGAADAAAKLAGVEKVLLADDAAYGHALAEPLAALIVKLAGNYDAIVAPSTTTGKNVLPRVAALLDVMQVSDVSGIVSPDTFERPVYAGNAIQTVQSTDAKKLLTIRTASFAAAGEGGSAAVESVSAAENPGVASFKGEEVAKSDRPELASAKIIISGGRALASAENFGKVIEPVADKLGAAMGASRAAVDAGYAPNDWQVGQTGKVVAPELYIAVGISGAIQHLAGMKDSKVIVAINKDEEAPIFQIADYGLVGDLFTILPELDAELAKAGK; this is encoded by the coding sequence ATGACCACGCTGCTGATCGCCGAACACGACAACGCCTCGATCAAGGACGCCACAGCCAAGGCGCTGACCGCCGCCGCCCAACTCGGCGGTCCCGTCCACATCCTCGTCGCCGGCGAGGGCGCCAAGGGCGCGGCCGATGCCGCCGCCAAGCTCGCCGGCGTCGAGAAGGTGCTGCTCGCCGATGACGCGGCCTATGGCCATGCGCTGGCCGAGCCGCTTGCCGCGCTGATCGTCAAGCTCGCGGGCAATTACGACGCCATCGTCGCGCCCTCGACCACGACCGGCAAGAACGTGCTCCCGCGCGTCGCCGCCCTCCTCGACGTGATGCAGGTTTCCGATGTCAGCGGCATCGTCTCGCCCGACACCTTCGAGCGCCCGGTCTATGCCGGCAATGCCATCCAGACCGTGCAATCGACCGACGCCAAGAAGCTCCTGACCATCCGCACCGCCTCCTTCGCGGCGGCGGGCGAAGGCGGCTCGGCCGCGGTCGAGAGCGTCTCGGCCGCCGAGAACCCCGGCGTCGCCTCCTTTAAAGGCGAGGAGGTCGCGAAGTCCGACCGTCCGGAGCTGGCCTCGGCCAAGATCATCATCTCGGGCGGCCGCGCGCTCGCCTCGGCCGAGAATTTCGGCAAGGTAATCGAGCCCGTCGCCGACAAGCTCGGCGCCGCGATGGGCGCCTCGCGCGCCGCGGTCGATGCGGGCTACGCCCCGAACGACTGGCAGGTCGGCCAGACCGGCAAGGTCGTCGCGCCCGAGCTCTACATCGCGGTCGGCATCTCCGGCGCGATCCAGCATCTCGCCGGCATGAAGGATTCGAAGGTCATCGTCGCCATCAACAAGGACGAGGAAGCCCCGATCTTCCAGATCGCCGATTACGGCCTCGTCGGCGATCTCTTCACCATCCTGCCCGAGCTCGACGCCGAACTCGCCAAAGCCGGCAAGTAA